A single Streptomyces sp. 2114.4 DNA region contains:
- a CDS encoding SapB/AmfS family lanthipeptide, with protein MALLDLQGLELPDTSAQPLGSSNSATCSSHSWVFC; from the coding sequence ATGGCGCTCCTCGACCTTCAGGGGCTTGAGCTGCCGGACACGTCCGCGCAGCCGCTGGGCAGCTCGAACAGTGCGACCTGTTCCAGCCACAGCTGGGTGTTCTGCTGA
- the lanKC gene encoding class III lanthionine synthetase LanKC — MVDKRYDVYCLADRYFYDLSDRKATAGELAKLAFAADSIELPPGWTKFAKEDWTVCKPPEQRLPMQGWKIHVSATGANADAVLESVYRYCVPRDISFKYLSGRHVLKNRNLKYSDRGSSGKFITVYPLDEQILRTTLEELGKELDGQEGPYILSDLRWGNGPLYVRYGAFIERHCISETGALVGAIEDDHGNLVPDRRDPVFHVPAWVTVPEFFAPHVEARKGGTTNDIAYTVERAVHFSNAGGLYEARHRESGRKVILKEARPHAGLTMDSADAVHRLCHERDILERLKGITGVPELIDYFEWGGHHFLVQEFVEGETLSRTFALRYPLNERETDPAEAARYTEWALEVSRQTEAIVAEIHERGIVFGDLHPFNILVGEDGRVSLIDYEVASDAEAGVKPSLVNPAFAAPADRTGFDHDHYALGCLRLSLFMPLTTLLRHDFGKAHHFVEYIRQVFPLPPGYLDEAVERITGTSPTPILRRRPETALDRVPRVTADPEQWPRLRDALGRAILCSATPSRDDRLFPGDIEQFHTGALNLQHGAAGVLLALLDAGVAFPHEYRSWLARRALTPRPQDRLGLYDGMHGVAHALLRLGDEDTARELLAVCLKEQWEMLGSDLKGGLAGIGLNLLAFSQKTGDTEYLRAAELISDRLGTADSVATTSGGAHPYAGLMRGSCGPALFFLRLYERTGDREYLRLSRTAIEQDLRRCVTRENGMMHVNEGWRTMPYLATGSVGIGLVLDQYLRHDTDERLVTASDAIACAASSQFYVQSDLFNGRAGIILYLAERARTRPSEASRADLDRQLGLLNLHALSYGGGLAFPGEMLMRLSMDLSTGNAGVLTALAVALGREHPGLPLLSTARPSGTPKTSHPDHGRGSTDRSTKGGEPDGARPSGT; from the coding sequence ATGGTGGACAAGCGCTACGACGTCTACTGTCTGGCAGACCGCTATTTCTACGACCTGTCGGATCGGAAGGCGACCGCCGGCGAGCTCGCCAAGCTCGCGTTCGCCGCGGATTCCATTGAACTCCCTCCTGGATGGACCAAGTTCGCCAAGGAGGACTGGACTGTCTGCAAGCCGCCCGAGCAGCGGCTTCCGATGCAGGGATGGAAGATCCACGTCTCGGCGACAGGCGCGAACGCGGATGCCGTCCTGGAATCCGTGTACCGCTACTGCGTACCACGCGATATATCATTCAAATATCTTTCCGGGCGCCACGTGCTGAAGAATCGGAATCTCAAGTACTCCGACCGCGGGTCCAGCGGAAAATTCATCACCGTCTACCCGCTGGACGAACAGATTCTGCGGACCACTCTTGAAGAACTCGGCAAGGAGCTCGACGGCCAGGAAGGGCCGTACATCCTGAGCGATTTACGCTGGGGAAACGGTCCTTTATATGTGCGTTACGGCGCGTTCATCGAGCGGCACTGCATATCGGAGACGGGCGCACTCGTCGGCGCCATCGAGGACGACCACGGAAACCTGGTGCCCGACCGTCGCGACCCGGTCTTCCACGTCCCGGCGTGGGTCACCGTGCCGGAGTTCTTCGCCCCCCATGTCGAGGCGCGCAAAGGCGGCACCACGAACGACATCGCCTACACCGTCGAACGCGCCGTGCACTTCTCCAACGCGGGCGGCCTGTACGAGGCCCGGCACCGGGAGAGCGGCCGCAAGGTGATCCTCAAGGAGGCCCGGCCCCATGCCGGGCTGACCATGGATTCGGCGGACGCGGTGCACCGGTTGTGCCACGAACGGGACATCCTGGAGCGGCTCAAGGGCATCACGGGCGTACCCGAACTCATCGACTACTTCGAGTGGGGCGGCCACCACTTCCTCGTGCAGGAGTTCGTCGAGGGGGAGACGCTCAGCAGGACCTTCGCCCTGCGCTACCCGCTCAACGAGCGGGAGACCGACCCCGCCGAAGCGGCGCGTTACACCGAGTGGGCCCTGGAGGTGTCACGGCAGACCGAGGCCATCGTCGCCGAGATCCACGAGCGTGGCATTGTCTTCGGAGACCTGCATCCCTTCAACATCCTGGTGGGGGAGGACGGCAGAGTCTCGCTGATCGACTACGAAGTGGCATCGGACGCCGAGGCGGGGGTGAAGCCCAGCCTGGTAAACCCCGCGTTCGCGGCGCCGGCCGACCGCACTGGATTCGACCATGACCACTACGCGCTCGGCTGCTTGCGGCTTTCGCTGTTCATGCCGCTCACCACCTTGCTCCGGCATGACTTCGGGAAGGCACACCACTTCGTCGAGTACATCCGGCAAGTGTTCCCGCTGCCCCCGGGGTATCTCGACGAGGCTGTCGAAAGGATCACCGGGACCAGCCCGACGCCCATCTTGCGTCGTCGCCCGGAGACCGCGCTGGACCGGGTACCGCGGGTCACCGCCGACCCCGAGCAGTGGCCGCGGCTGCGGGACGCGCTCGGCCGGGCCATCCTGTGCAGCGCGACCCCCTCTCGCGACGACCGGCTGTTTCCCGGTGACATCGAGCAGTTCCACACCGGGGCTCTGAACCTTCAGCACGGGGCCGCCGGAGTGCTTCTCGCGCTCCTCGACGCCGGGGTCGCCTTCCCGCACGAATACCGCAGCTGGCTCGCACGACGCGCCCTGACGCCACGCCCGCAGGACCGGCTCGGTCTGTACGACGGCATGCACGGGGTGGCCCACGCCCTGCTGAGGCTCGGCGACGAGGACACCGCACGCGAACTGCTCGCCGTGTGCCTCAAGGAGCAGTGGGAGATGCTCGGCAGCGACCTCAAAGGCGGTCTGGCCGGCATCGGGCTCAACCTCCTGGCGTTCAGCCAGAAAACGGGCGACACCGAGTACCTGCGCGCTGCCGAGCTCATCTCCGACCGGCTGGGCACGGCCGACTCCGTCGCCACCACCAGCGGGGGCGCGCACCCCTACGCCGGGCTGATGCGTGGCTCTTGTGGCCCCGCCCTCTTCTTCCTTCGCCTGTACGAGAGGACCGGCGACCGCGAGTACCTGCGGCTGTCCCGCACCGCCATCGAACAGGACCTGCGCCGCTGCGTCACACGCGAGAACGGGATGATGCACGTGAACGAGGGATGGCGGACCATGCCGTACCTCGCGACCGGCAGCGTCGGCATCGGTCTCGTCCTGGACCAGTACCTCCGGCACGACACGGACGAACGCCTGGTCACCGCCTCGGACGCGATCGCATGCGCCGCCTCGTCCCAGTTCTACGTGCAGTCCGACCTGTTCAACGGGCGGGCCGGAATCATCCTGTACCTCGCCGAACGCGCCAGGACGCGCCCCAGCGAGGCAAGTCGTGCCGATCTCGACCGCCAGCTCGGCCTCCTCAACCTGCACGCCCTGTCCTACGGGGGCGGCCTCGCCTTCCCCGGCGAAATGCTCATGCGGCTGTCCATGGACCTGTCGACCGGCAACGCCGGCGTACTCACCGCCCTCGCGGTGGCCCTGGGCCGGGAACACCCCGGACTCCCTCTGCTGTCCACCGCCCGCCCCAGCGGCACCCCCAAGACTTCCCACCCGGACCACGGGCGGGGCAGCACGGACCGATCCACGAAGGGAGGTGAACCCGATGGTGCTCGACCTTCAGGGACTTGA
- a CDS encoding ABC transporter ATP-binding protein, with protein sequence MRPAGSRTAGQYLRQRLRGDRRTLIRVLVWTGVESLPAFAAGHAVALAVDRGFLAGAPLVGVGWLALLAAVSAVGAFGARGALLSTAAVVEPLRDALVTRTVEATLRHALTGGRMEQDRSGVARLTRQVEIVREAAGSLLAVVCRFAFSFVGVCVGTLTLEPTAALLVFAPVAVGVGCYLVSLRGVVRAEMRSTLATESLAHEAWRLAAGLRDITAYGLEESALLRFDDVAKENARAEIALARLTALRTLALGMGGWVPLVLVLLWARWGAQGMSAGTVLGVLTYLAQNLRPAVQTLVQGVGTTGIRLFVTLGRLLDDLGPRPDGAGPAPTPAVPTSASSTRAGNGAAGVEVVLESVSFSYPGGANDILSGIDLRVASGEHLAVVGPSGIGKSTLASLVAGTHGPTRGRVLLDGVDLTSLTPARQGALRAYLPQEAYVFTGTLRENLGYLADGPADDRRMDRAVTEFGLADLVSTTGGYDGLVDPGALSAGQRQLIALARAYLSPARLIVLDEATCHMDPVTESRAEEAMRERPGTLVVIAHRMSSARTADRVMVLDGGAPRIGSHHRMLVESDLYRDLVGLWSAKSATP encoded by the coding sequence ATGAGACCCGCCGGAAGCCGCACTGCCGGGCAGTACCTGCGGCAGAGGCTGCGCGGCGACCGCCGCACACTGATCCGCGTCCTTGTATGGACGGGCGTGGAGTCCCTGCCCGCCTTCGCGGCCGGGCACGCCGTGGCCCTGGCTGTCGACCGCGGGTTTCTGGCCGGCGCACCACTGGTGGGAGTCGGGTGGTTGGCCCTGCTCGCCGCGGTCTCGGCCGTGGGTGCGTTCGGGGCCCGCGGAGCGCTCCTGAGCACCGCGGCCGTCGTCGAGCCACTGCGGGACGCACTGGTGACCCGCACGGTAGAGGCCACGCTGCGGCACGCGCTGACCGGCGGCCGCATGGAGCAGGACCGGTCAGGCGTCGCACGGCTCACCCGCCAGGTCGAGATCGTGCGGGAAGCGGCGGGCAGCCTGCTGGCGGTGGTGTGCCGCTTTGCCTTCTCCTTCGTCGGCGTGTGCGTCGGCACCCTCACGCTGGAGCCGACGGCCGCCCTGCTGGTCTTCGCCCCCGTGGCCGTCGGCGTCGGCTGTTACCTGGTGTCCCTGCGCGGGGTGGTACGCGCCGAGATGCGCAGCACCCTGGCGACCGAGTCCCTCGCACACGAGGCCTGGCGGCTCGCTGCGGGACTGCGGGACATTACCGCGTACGGCCTGGAGGAATCGGCTCTGCTGCGGTTCGACGACGTGGCGAAGGAGAACGCGCGCGCGGAGATCGCGCTCGCCCGCCTGACCGCGCTGCGCACCCTCGCCCTCGGGATGGGCGGCTGGGTGCCGCTGGTCCTGGTCCTGCTGTGGGCCCGGTGGGGCGCCCAGGGCATGAGCGCGGGCACGGTCCTGGGGGTACTGACATACCTCGCGCAGAACCTGCGCCCTGCGGTGCAGACCCTGGTCCAGGGCGTGGGCACAACCGGCATAAGGCTGTTCGTCACGCTCGGCCGGCTGCTGGACGACCTCGGTCCGCGGCCGGACGGCGCCGGACCTGCGCCCACACCGGCCGTCCCCACCTCCGCGTCCTCCACCAGGGCCGGGAACGGAGCCGCCGGGGTCGAGGTGGTCCTGGAGTCGGTGTCCTTCTCCTATCCGGGCGGCGCGAACGACATCCTCAGCGGCATCGACCTGCGCGTGGCATCCGGCGAGCACCTCGCGGTCGTGGGCCCCAGCGGCATCGGCAAGTCGACACTGGCCTCCCTGGTGGCCGGCACCCACGGACCCACCCGCGGCCGGGTCCTCCTCGACGGCGTCGACCTCACCTCGCTCACGCCCGCCCGGCAGGGCGCGCTGCGGGCCTATCTACCTCAAGAGGCATACGTCTTCACGGGGACGCTCCGGGAGAACCTCGGTTACCTGGCAGACGGCCCGGCGGACGACCGCCGGATGGACCGTGCGGTCACGGAGTTCGGCCTGGCGGACCTGGTGTCCACGACCGGTGGCTACGACGGTCTCGTGGACCCCGGCGCACTCTCCGCCGGCCAGCGCCAGCTGATCGCCCTGGCACGCGCCTACCTGTCGCCGGCCCGGTTGATCGTGCTCGACGAGGCGACGTGCCATATGGACCCAGTGACCGAGAGCCGCGCCGAGGAGGCGATGCGGGAACGCCCCGGCACCCTGGTCGTCATCGCCCACCGGATGAGCTCGGCCCGGACCGCGGACCGGGTGATGGTGCTGGACGGCGGGGCCCCGCGGATCGGGAGCCATCACCGGATGCTCGTGGAGTCCGATCTCTACCGCGATCTCGTCGGGCTGTGGTCTGCGAAGAGCGCCACCCCCTGA
- a CDS encoding ABC transporter permease, with product MLFLLAWWSIRARKVSFAGSFVAMLCAQTLITACAVLLDAGHRAVPGQGGGDVVSFVVPFGFICLFVMAFAVSGAFALSVQQRTREVALLRAVAATPGQVRRLVAYEALVVTAVAAVPGCGLGLLLAVGLRAWLVAQGLILSALPLDFGPVSILIAVLICWVTAQASVWSSGRRASRVRAVQALGEASAPRRRVGVARTFLGLAVLTGGIWGLVSIRSAEISHAANTAGVMVLVLMSAVGLLAPWVGKLAGAVFGLLCQVLFPALGLLVKTNLSAGHRRLGAAATPLALTVAFAAVALFVPQMKWHEQAQQDRQRMVADRIVQGAGSGLPALAASTIRGAAGARTTIATTGSYVTVVADPESEQQGPGGIAQIVSDGPLDEVLDLGVVQGRIGGLGARDVALSEDLARRAHVRAGDEVRVTLEDNRVAKVRVAAVYSRSRGFGEAVLPQRLAAGHLYDRPLLLDAVYVRAQPGREQQLDDSLATLHRAKSSWRVLDRDAYRAEALRRQDASMTATYLLLVVVTVFTSISVVNTLVMTTMERSGEFALLRLVGATRRQVARMMRLENAVIVLTALLVGSLVAGAVLAMFSQVLTGSPRPRLEGATLALILGGAGVLALATGVSTTRIALRQRPSAALRGAE from the coding sequence ATGCTGTTCCTCCTGGCGTGGTGGTCCATCCGCGCCCGCAAGGTCTCGTTCGCCGGATCCTTTGTGGCCATGCTCTGCGCGCAGACCTTGATCACGGCCTGTGCGGTGCTGCTCGATGCCGGCCACCGGGCCGTGCCGGGGCAGGGTGGCGGGGACGTGGTGTCTTTCGTCGTGCCCTTCGGCTTTATCTGTCTGTTCGTCATGGCCTTCGCGGTCTCGGGCGCCTTCGCCCTGTCCGTCCAGCAGCGGACCAGGGAGGTCGCCCTGCTGAGGGCCGTCGCCGCGACCCCCGGTCAAGTCCGTCGGCTCGTCGCCTACGAGGCGCTGGTCGTGACCGCCGTCGCCGCCGTCCCCGGCTGCGGGCTCGGCCTGCTCCTCGCCGTGGGACTGCGCGCCTGGCTGGTGGCCCAGGGCCTGATCCTCAGCGCCCTCCCCCTCGACTTCGGCCCGGTGAGCATCCTGATCGCCGTGCTGATCTGCTGGGTGACCGCTCAGGCCTCGGTGTGGAGCAGCGGCCGGCGGGCCTCTCGGGTGCGCGCCGTCCAGGCGCTGGGCGAGGCCTCGGCCCCGCGCCGCCGGGTGGGCGTGGCCCGCACCTTCCTGGGGCTCGCGGTCCTGACCGGGGGTATCTGGGGGCTCGTGTCGATCAGGAGTGCGGAGATCTCCCACGCGGCGAACACGGCCGGGGTCATGGTCCTGGTGCTGATGTCCGCCGTCGGGCTGCTCGCTCCCTGGGTCGGCAAGCTGGCCGGCGCTGTGTTCGGGCTCCTCTGCCAGGTCCTGTTCCCGGCGCTGGGTCTGCTGGTGAAGACCAACCTCAGCGCGGGCCACCGGCGGCTCGGTGCCGCCGCCACGCCGCTCGCCCTCACCGTCGCGTTCGCCGCTGTGGCCCTGTTCGTACCGCAGATGAAGTGGCACGAGCAGGCGCAGCAGGACCGGCAGCGCATGGTGGCCGACCGGATCGTGCAGGGCGCCGGCAGCGGACTTCCGGCCTTGGCCGCGTCAACGATCCGCGGCGCGGCGGGGGCCCGTACCACGATTGCCACCACGGGCTCCTATGTGACGGTTGTCGCCGACCCCGAGTCCGAGCAACAGGGCCCCGGCGGCATCGCGCAGATCGTCTCGGACGGACCGCTGGACGAGGTCCTCGACCTGGGCGTCGTCCAGGGCCGCATCGGCGGGCTGGGCGCGCGGGACGTCGCGCTGAGCGAGGACCTGGCCCGGCGTGCCCACGTCCGGGCGGGCGACGAGGTGCGCGTCACCCTGGAGGACAACCGGGTGGCGAAGGTCAGGGTCGCCGCCGTGTATAGCCGCTCCCGCGGCTTCGGCGAAGCCGTACTGCCCCAGCGTCTCGCGGCCGGGCACTTGTACGACAGGCCGCTGCTGCTGGACGCCGTGTACGTACGCGCCCAGCCCGGCCGGGAGCAGCAGTTGGACGACAGCCTCGCGACACTGCACCGGGCCAAGTCATCCTGGCGGGTACTGGACCGCGATGCCTACCGGGCCGAGGCCCTCCGGCGCCAGGACGCCTCCATGACCGCCACCTATCTGCTCCTCGTGGTGGTGACGGTCTTCACCTCGATCTCGGTCGTGAACACCCTGGTGATGACCACGATGGAACGCTCCGGAGAGTTCGCGCTTCTGCGTCTCGTGGGCGCCACCCGCAGACAGGTCGCCCGCATGATGCGCCTGGAGAACGCGGTGATCGTGCTGACCGCGCTCCTGGTCGGATCGCTGGTCGCGGGGGCCGTTCTCGCAATGTTCAGCCAGGTACTGACCGGCTCGCCACGCCCGCGCCTCGAGGGCGCCACGCTCGCTCTCATCCTGGGCGGCGCGGGCGTCCTTGCCCTTGCCACCGGTGTGTCCACCACGCGTATCGCCCTGCGCCAGCGCCCGTCCGCCGCGCTGCGCGGAGCCGAGTAA
- a CDS encoding MFS transporter: MSRPGGPGTADPRRTAERPAAPPGRRALVLALMMAMALAALDSAVVATAVPRIVADLGGFSYFSWLFSGYLLAGTVSLPVYGKLSDTLGRKPVLLFGITLFLAGSALCAASWNMAALIVFRIVQGFGGGAIQSTVQTLAADLYPLEERPRIQAAISSVWAGAAVLGPAVGGLITTWTDWRLIFLLNVPVGLVSLVLLARRLSEPPRKRAAGRLRADWAGALALFLTGCALLTAIVQGGHAWPWLSAPSLTLFGTGAALLAVTVVVERRAADPVLPGWVWRRRTIAAANLAMGALGVMTIAPTVFLPTYAQSVLGLDPLRAGFVLAVMSVAWPISAAFSQHVYRRIGFRQSAMTGMAVACPVLLAFPALSGTHSPWYPALISLALGACLGITQLPLLVGVQSTVPVSERGTATASLLFCRQLGSSIGAAVFGALANAILNSRLQQTPSALPSTGGSPLDAVSSATSGAAAGPLRDALATAVDWVYVGAAAAAALAVLALLLAPRRFPVLD, translated from the coding sequence GTGAGCCGCCCCGGAGGGCCCGGCACCGCCGACCCGCGGCGGACGGCGGAGCGTCCGGCCGCACCGCCCGGCCGCCGTGCCCTCGTCCTCGCCCTGATGATGGCGATGGCGCTGGCGGCGCTGGACAGCGCGGTGGTGGCCACGGCCGTTCCGCGGATCGTCGCCGACCTCGGCGGGTTCTCGTACTTCTCCTGGCTCTTCTCCGGCTATCTGCTCGCCGGCACGGTGTCCCTGCCGGTCTACGGCAAGCTCAGCGACACCCTGGGGCGCAAGCCGGTCCTGCTGTTCGGCATCACGCTCTTCCTGGCGGGCTCCGCGCTGTGCGCGGCCTCCTGGAACATGGCCGCGCTGATCGTCTTCCGCATCGTCCAGGGTTTCGGCGGAGGCGCGATCCAGAGCACCGTCCAGACCCTCGCCGCCGACCTGTACCCCCTGGAGGAACGCCCGCGCATCCAGGCCGCCATCTCCTCGGTGTGGGCCGGCGCCGCCGTTCTCGGCCCCGCCGTCGGCGGCCTGATCACCACCTGGACCGACTGGCGCCTCATCTTCCTGCTCAACGTCCCGGTCGGCCTGGTCTCGCTCGTCCTGCTGGCCCGCCGCCTGAGCGAGCCGCCCCGCAAGCGCGCCGCCGGGCGCCTGCGTGCCGACTGGGCCGGCGCACTGGCCCTCTTCCTCACCGGCTGCGCCCTGCTGACCGCCATCGTCCAGGGCGGACACGCCTGGCCCTGGCTCTCCGCGCCGTCCCTCACCCTCTTCGGCACCGGCGCCGCCCTGCTGGCCGTGACGGTCGTGGTGGAGCGGCGCGCGGCCGATCCGGTCCTCCCGGGCTGGGTGTGGCGCCGCCGCACCATCGCCGCCGCCAATCTGGCCATGGGGGCGCTCGGCGTGATGACCATCGCCCCGACCGTCTTCCTCCCCACCTACGCCCAGTCCGTGCTCGGCCTCGATCCCCTGCGGGCGGGCTTCGTGCTGGCCGTCATGTCGGTGGCCTGGCCGATCTCGGCGGCCTTCAGCCAGCACGTCTACCGGCGCATCGGATTCCGCCAGTCGGCGATGACCGGCATGGCCGTCGCCTGCCCCGTCCTGCTGGCCTTCCCGGCCCTCTCCGGCACCCACAGCCCCTGGTACCCCGCCCTCATCTCGCTGGCCCTCGGCGCCTGCCTCGGCATCACCCAGCTGCCCCTGCTCGTCGGGGTCCAGTCGACGGTGCCCGTCTCGGAACGCGGTACGGCGACGGCCTCGCTCCTCTTCTGCCGCCAGCTCGGCTCCAGCATCGGCGCCGCCGTCTTCGGCGCCCTGGCCAACGCGATCCTCAACTCCCGTCTGCAGCAGACCCCTTCCGCCCTCCCGTCCACCGGGGGCAGCCCCCTCGATGCGGTCTCCTCCGCCACCTCCGGCGCCGCCGCGGGACCACTGCGCGACGCCCTCGCCACGGCGGTCGACTGGGTCTACGTCGGCGCCGCGGCGGCCGCGGCCCTCGCCGTCCTCGCACTCCTCCTGGCCCCGCGCCGCTTCCCGGTGCTCGACTGA
- a CDS encoding ABC transporter ATP-binding protein — MAGGAGTRLLRTAARTQAAGAAVLVATGCVSAAAQLALPAVLGKAVDALVGGIGFGRWLAACLALVVVYVAFEAYSDYRAGAVQARSALFFRRTTTGRLVGAGPRPRTDGGPGGFAACILESAAAAAMGTNAAVWLALSLLPALVSLFMLWRTDVWIGLVFSCGLPVVAWCIRSFAVDSSLLVTRYLEEQNRVSSRLAEALGGARTIAASHTLEREVARVVEPLPRLRRSGDALWRLQAKVTAQSNVLFPLLHIAVVATAGLELGRGRISSGQLLAASEYTAMGTGLGMTVLFVNQLARARSGAGQLETYTALPTMEYGTAELPGPAPATGLGVELRDVTLRRAGRTVLSGVDIAVPPGGTVALVGRSGSGKSTVAALMGRLFDPDRGTVLLGGVPARTLSRAVLRHSVVFAFERPELIGDDIADTIAAGAPNTTLDDVVRAAGLARAASFIEKMPDGYRTGVESVVLSGGEMQRLGLARAFIRPAQLVLLDDATSSLDMATEYEIDRALAAGTSGATRVLVAHRASSAARADTVVWLDAGKVRATGTHCELWELPGYRAIFQEQTEPRTPLDPEGAAR, encoded by the coding sequence GTGGCGGGTGGTGCGGGAACACGACTGCTGCGCACCGCGGCGCGCACCCAGGCCGCCGGCGCGGCTGTGCTCGTCGCCACCGGGTGTGTGAGCGCCGCCGCCCAGCTCGCCCTGCCGGCCGTGCTGGGCAAGGCGGTCGACGCACTCGTCGGAGGCATCGGCTTCGGCCGGTGGCTGGCGGCCTGCCTGGCCCTGGTGGTCGTCTACGTGGCGTTCGAGGCGTACAGCGACTACCGGGCCGGCGCTGTGCAGGCGCGCTCCGCGCTCTTCTTCCGACGGACGACCACCGGCCGACTCGTGGGCGCGGGCCCGCGCCCACGGACCGACGGAGGGCCGGGCGGCTTCGCGGCCTGCATCCTGGAAAGCGCGGCCGCGGCCGCGATGGGGACCAACGCGGCGGTGTGGCTGGCGCTTTCCCTGCTTCCTGCGCTGGTGAGCCTGTTCATGCTGTGGCGGACGGACGTGTGGATCGGGCTCGTCTTCAGCTGCGGCCTACCCGTCGTCGCTTGGTGCATCAGGTCGTTCGCCGTCGACAGCTCGCTTCTGGTCACCCGCTACTTGGAGGAGCAGAACAGGGTGTCGAGCCGGCTCGCAGAGGCGCTCGGCGGCGCCCGCACCATCGCCGCGTCCCACACCCTGGAGCGCGAAGTGGCCCGTGTGGTGGAGCCGCTGCCGCGGCTCCGCCGCAGCGGGGACGCCCTCTGGCGGCTCCAGGCCAAGGTCACCGCGCAAAGCAACGTGCTCTTCCCCCTCCTGCACATCGCCGTCGTCGCCACCGCCGGGCTCGAACTCGGCCGCGGCCGCATCTCCTCCGGGCAACTGCTGGCTGCGTCGGAGTACACGGCCATGGGCACCGGCCTCGGCATGACCGTGCTATTCGTCAACCAGCTCGCCCGGGCCCGCTCCGGAGCGGGCCAGCTGGAGACGTACACGGCGCTGCCGACCATGGAGTACGGCACAGCGGAACTGCCCGGGCCGGCCCCCGCCACGGGCCTGGGCGTCGAGCTCAGGGATGTGACCCTGCGGCGTGCCGGGCGCACCGTCCTGTCGGGCGTCGACATCGCCGTGCCGCCCGGAGGGACGGTGGCCCTCGTCGGGCGGTCGGGCTCGGGAAAGTCCACGGTGGCAGCGCTCATGGGCCGCCTCTTCGACCCCGACCGTGGCACCGTGCTTCTCGGCGGTGTGCCCGCGCGGACGCTGTCCAGGGCGGTGCTTCGGCACTCGGTTGTCTTCGCCTTCGAGCGGCCCGAGCTGATCGGTGACGACATCGCGGACACCATCGCGGCCGGTGCGCCGAACACCACGCTGGACGACGTGGTCCGCGCCGCCGGGCTCGCCCGCGCCGCGTCCTTCATCGAGAAGATGCCGGACGGATACCGCACCGGCGTCGAGTCCGTGGTCCTGTCGGGCGGTGAGATGCAACGGCTCGGCCTGGCCCGGGCCTTCATACGGCCCGCCCAGCTCGTGCTGCTCGATGACGCCACATCGAGCTTGGACATGGCGACGGAGTACGAGATCGACCGGGCGCTGGCCGCCGGCACCTCGGGTGCGACGCGGGTGCTCGTCGCTCACCGGGCGTCCAGCGCGGCCCGTGCCGACACGGTGGTCTGGCTCGACGCCGGGAAGGTGCGCGCAACCGGAACACACTGCGAACTGTGGGAGCTGCCTGGCTACCGGGCGATATTCCAGGAACAGACCGAGCCCCGCACACCCCTCGACCCGGAGGGAGCGGCCCGATGA
- a CDS encoding ABC transporter ATP-binding protein yields MRLDGVRKVHGSGRSAVTALDGVTTQLAYGTFTAVMGPSGSGKSTFLHCASGLDRPDSGTIEIGGRDLGPLGERELTLLRRERIGFVFQGFNLLPALTAEQNITLPARLAGRRVRLDRAWLEWLLGYTGLTERRGHRPAELSGGQQQRVAIARALITHPEVVFADEPTGALDTNSARTVLELLRGLVDDVSQTVLMVTHDPVAASYADAVLILADGTVTEVLHGASAGTIAEHMARLGA; encoded by the coding sequence CAAGGTGCACGGAAGCGGCAGGTCCGCGGTGACGGCCCTCGACGGGGTCACCACGCAACTGGCGTACGGAACGTTCACCGCCGTGATGGGACCCTCCGGCTCGGGCAAGAGCACCTTCCTGCACTGCGCGTCGGGCCTGGACCGCCCCGACAGCGGCACCATCGAGATCGGTGGCCGGGATCTGGGCCCGTTGGGCGAGCGGGAGCTGACCTTGCTCAGGCGAGAGCGGATCGGCTTCGTCTTCCAGGGATTCAATCTGCTGCCCGCGCTGACCGCCGAGCAAAACATCACGCTTCCGGCGCGGCTGGCCGGCCGGAGAGTTCGGCTCGACCGGGCCTGGCTGGAGTGGCTACTCGGCTACACCGGGCTCACCGAGCGGCGTGGACACCGGCCGGCCGAACTCTCCGGAGGCCAGCAGCAGCGGGTGGCCATCGCCCGCGCACTCATCACCCACCCCGAGGTGGTCTTCGCTGACGAGCCCACCGGCGCCCTGGACACCAACTCGGCCCGCACGGTCCTCGAACTGCTCCGCGGTCTCGTGGACGACGTCAGCCAGACGGTCCTGATGGTCACCCACGACCCGGTGGCCGCGTCGTACGCCGACGCCGTCCTGATCCTGGCGGACGGCACGGTCACCGAGGTCCTGCACGGGGCATCCGCCGGCACCATCGCCGAGCACATGGCGCGACTGGGGGCCTGA